The Labrus mixtus chromosome 16, fLabMix1.1, whole genome shotgun sequence genome window below encodes:
- the angpt2b gene encoding angiopoietin-2b, with product MDRLLALTLAYLAYLLAPAIASERQQHRVQHGPCSYTFVLPEVEHCLPLQDFQVTNTLQRDSPPEADQNTSQSKPGKAQKEIPSWQDRKLESLENAMENNTHWLQKLENFIQENVRSGMEEMKRTAVHTQTAAMLEMGTNLLSQSAEQTRKLTDVETQVLNQTSRLEIQLLEYSLFTNRLEKHILLQTQEISRLSDKNSFLEQRLLALEARYGRELQGMQSEKQQLQELLERQSRMVSQLQGELGSSMLNSTLLQRQQAVLTDTVQQLLAMVNHCNEISNTPKEEPLSFRDCAEILQSGVTESGTYSIRLPNSTRTVKVFCDMKTRGGGWTVLQHRRNGSVDFHRGWRDYKVGFGDPSGEHWLGNDIIHKLTSSQEYSLHVQLQDREGNEAFSHYDRFYIDGEDNNFSLHAEGFSGTAGRASSLTHTGTQFSTKDRDNDRCTCKCAQLASGGWWFEACGPSNLNGIYYPSSSSVVRYNGVKWYYWKGPNLMATMTTMMVRPASF from the exons aTGGACCGCCTGCTGGCCCTGACCCTCGCCTACCTGGCCTACCTGTTGGCCCCCGCAATCGCCTCAGAGCGCCAGCAGCATCGTGTGCAGCACGGCCCCTGCAGCTACACCTTCGTCCTCCCCGAGGTGGAGCACTGCCTTCCTTTACAGGACTTCCAGGTCACCAACACTCTCCAGAGGGACTCTCCGCCCGAAGCGGACCAAAATACAAGCCAATCCAAACCAGGCAAGGCCCAGAAGGAAATACCTTCCTGGCAAGATAGGAAGCTGGAGAGTCTGGAGAATGCCATGGAGAATAACACCCACTGGCTACAGAAG ctggagaacTTCATACAGGAGAATGTGCGCTCTGGGATGGAGGAAATGAAGAGAACGGCGGTACATACACAGACAGCCGCCATGCTAGAGATGGGAACCAACCTCCTCAGCCAATCAGCCGAGCAAACACGCAAACTGACAGATGTTGAGACTCAG GTGTTGAATCAGACAAGTCGCCTGGAGATTCAGCTGCTCGAGTACTCGCTCTTTACTAACAGGCTGGAGAAACATATTCTCCTGCAGACGCAAGAGATCTCACGCCTCAGCGACAAAAacag TTTCCTGGAACAGAGGCTCTTAGCGCTGGAGGCTCGGTATGGGAGGGAGCTGCAGGGCATGCAAAGCGAAAAGCAACAGCTTCAAGAGCTTCTGGAGAGGCAGAGTCGAATGGTCAGTCAGCTGCAGGGGGAACTGGGCAGCTCCATGCTTAACAGCACCCTGCTACAGAGACAGCAGGCAGTGCTCACGGACACTGTTCAGCAGCTGCTGGCTATGGTCAACCACTGCAATG aaatCTCCAATACACCAAAAGAAGAGCCACTTAGCTTCAGAGACTGTGCTGAAATCCTGCAATCAGGTGTTACAGAGAGTGGAACATATAGCATACGCCTTCCCAACTCCACGCGGACTGTCAAG GTGTTCTGTGATATGAAGACCAGAGGTGGCGGGTGGACTGTGCTGCAGCATCGGAGGAACGGCTCTGTTGACTTCCATCGTGGGTGGAGGGACTACAAAGTG GGCTTTGGAGATCCATCTGGGGAGCATTGGCTGGGAAATGATATCATCCACAAACTGACCAGCTCCCAAGAATACAGTCTGCATGTCCAGCTACAAGACAGGGAGGGGAATGAAGCGTTCTCACATTACGACCGCTTCTACATAGACGGCGAGGACAACAACTTCAG CCTCCATGCCGAAGGCTTCAGTGGCACAGCTGGACGAGCCAGCAGCCTCACCCACACCGGCACCCAGTTCAGCACCAAGGACAGGGACAACGACCGCTGCACCTGCAAATGCGCCCAGCTCGCATCAGGAG GTTGGTGGTTTGAAGCGTGCGGTCCATCCAACCTGAATGGCATATATTACCCCAGCTCATCCAGTGTGGTCCGCTACAATGGCGTAAAGTGGTACTACTGGAAGGGACCGAACCTGATGGCTACCATGACAACTATGA